From a single Entelurus aequoreus isolate RoL-2023_Sb linkage group LG12, RoL_Eaeq_v1.1, whole genome shotgun sequence genomic region:
- the LOC133662134 gene encoding uncharacterized protein LOC133662134 isoform X1 translates to MRAEMEGAVDGDRATSERRPSILLLQNMLRKASQSSLDNEYQTLVSSPSELSVSPVGGWRSKQNAFKTENNQPVPASVEIKESTLFARSSQNVASSNPFYSYYMESENKYKQDQDSIFVPQPQFQSSPLENEATMSDPHKDFIQAFSLNHVQDSFPTSQSVSSSGHYHGANHNSVDTYTKNLPENLYKDSNSYSSNMQDLFQNSREDEKVLAKYPSTLANPSPDKDLFTSSKDPVLNLFYSASTKFQTNGGGFSHNNKLADSGLSGSDLDAFSPFSTAEPFPSPLVKNLFGDGGNASNSFGAKPFDSKDNFRSSPLVQSNYSDAQHEIVLTTPQGSKHGILHPTPFNQAQKLMGSPDSSPTESEHVQFSRRPPKPLPRSKPSRPPKPAYSVEPDAAVPPKPPPRPFKPLPKLPIHLKTDADDNKAAESDDHPVFEDIFLMGQERCVEDWPEDSPQLDPDFKPSGKFKLRRESLRVNMDHEIAERGSGEDQDDYGTQGKKKGRKFSLMSRRGSKDTFPGDNRSFTLPTQSKSSQDYFYDMYSSPVEKEDGVQSWSDTKKKDPLKNKVNQLLRRASTSLINKQSTAESKQDDDFIKKKMQMEEPTNTWHSQEAMLDDSMNVEEKVGQWESDGYTSNGKKKKKFKLISKKNVPGEQSKGAYGFSNRTDSNQYIFEDEDRLRSPHSTRQGGLVDMNAFSASMPTGLNDQELYWPEDYKTQKKSIKKKLLHLARHSSKEDMLNTNKQYYEELNSDDSKPKKNKFKASVPPPVQFRKQKPIHSLPELEEPGAYSHASSAEASYLDHWPGEDDVMRSGNPRWSTKVDYNYEVDELAICKLKKSKRKSLLKHKSKNKEWDDASEDLAALSEAAHAEMLAAQRDIANSVEDTEGDGDTDSLMEWWNTVEQWDELPSDEEEKNDDSTSFSILANKVQRGLRVFNKIFMERAEVLWQHIIRLHALADDIIIFHQKAKAAGITGGTTAAVGGVTAIAGLALAPFTFGASLIITAVGVGVATAGGITTASATISDNVNNMHERKKVEAVLQEYDLHFQDVAKVLNFVNHGIYKLRGHPFLRSGTQHYSEDWEVRKAVQMISLVDSPVMRASQVTETNLALVQRFHSSIDKYFLKESRELKRSYRKEFVAQIKEVANVLNDGVVELNAIREELQSAVGNI, encoded by the exons ATGAGAGCAGAAAtg GAGGGGGCTGTGGATGGAGACCGCGCCACAAGCGAAAGACGACCT AGTATTTTGCTGCTTCAAAACATGCTGAGAAAAGCTTCGCAAAGTTCACTCGACAATGAATAccag ACTCTCGTTTCATCGCCCTCTGAATTAAGCGTTTCACCTGTGGGCGGTTGGAGAAGCAAACAG AACGCCTTTAAGACAGAGAACAATCAGCCGGTGCCTGCTTCAGTTGAG ATCAAAGAATCTACTTTGTTCGCGCGAAGCTCTCAG AATGTGGCCAGCAGCAACCCTTTTTATTCGTATTACATG GAATCTGAGAACAAGTACAAACAAGATCAAGACAGCATCTTTGTCCCTCAGCCCCAATTCCAGAGTTCTCCTCTGGAAAATGAAGCCACAATGTCTGACCCTCATAAGGACTTCATTCAGGCTTTCAGCCTAAACCACGTGCAGGACAGCTTTCCAACATCCCAAAGTGTGTCTTCAAGCGGCCATTATCACGGCGCCAACCACAACTCGGTAGATACCTACACGAAGAACCTTCCTGAGAACCTCTACAAGGACTCAAATTCATACAGCTCAAACATGCAGGATCTTTTCCAAAATTCCAGAGAAGATGAGAAAGTCTTGGCTAAATATCCCAGCACTTTAGCAAATCCGTCCCCTGACAAGGATCTCTTCACCTCCTCAAAGGATCCAGTGTTGAACCTGTTTTATTCTGCCTCCACCAAGTTTCAAACAAACGGAGGAGGATTCTCTCATAATAACAAACTTGCTGATTCTGGATTATCTGGGTCAGATCTGGATGCATTCTCCCCTTTCTCCACTGCAGAGCCATTCCCCAGCCCGCTAGTAAAGAATTTATTTGGAGATGGTGGCAATGCCAGCAACTCATTTGGTGCAAAGCCATTTGATAGCAAGGACAATTTTAGGTCGTCACCCCTGGTCCAATCAAATTATTCTGACGCACAGCACGAGATTGTGCTCACCACTCCACAGGGAAGCAAGCACGGAATCCTCCACCCGACCCCCTTCAATCAGGCCCAGAAACTGATGGGGTCGCCGGATTCTTCTCCGACTGAGTCAGAGCAC GTGCAATTCTCTAGGCGTCCACCAAAGCCACTGCCTCGTTCCAAACCTTCCAGGCCACCCAAGCCAGCATACTCT GTGGAGCCTGATGCAGCTGTGCCTCCGAAACCTCCTCCAAGACCGTTTAAACCGCTACCCAAGCTGCCCATTCACCTCAAAACCGATGCGGAT GACAACAAAGCAGCTGAGTCGGACGACCACCCCGTCTTTGAGGACATTTTTCTGATGGGACAG GAGAGGTGTGTAGAAGACTGGCCAGAGGACAGTCCTCAGCTGGACCCCGACTTCAAACCA TCCGGGAAGTTTAAACTCCGCCGTGAATCCCTAAGA GTGAATATGGACCATGAGATAGCAGAAAGAGGCAGTGGAGAAGATCAGGATGATTATGGAACTCAGGGCAAG AAAAAGGGGAGGAAGTTCTCCCTGATGTCCAGAAGAGGCTCAAAG GACACATTTCCTGGTGACAACAGGAGCTTCACTTTACCTACACAAAGTAAATCATCACAG GACTATTTTTACGACATGTACTCATCACCAGTTGAGAAAGAAGATGGAGTGCAAAGTTGGTCGGACACAAAA AAGAAGGACCCTCTGAAGAACAAAGTCAACCAGCTGCTGAGGCGTGCGTCCACCAGTCTCATCAACAAACAATCGACTGCTGAAAGCAAG CAGGACGATGACTTCATTAAGAAAAAGATGCAAATGGAAGAGCCCACCAACACATGGCACTCTCAG GAGGCCATGTTGGACGACAGCATGAATGTGGAAGAGAAAGTTGGACAATGGGAGAGTGACGGCTACACCAGT aatggcaaaaagaagaagaagttcAAGTTAATCTCAAAGAAAAATGTTCCTGGGGAGCAGTCCAAGGGGGCATATGGATTCTCCAATCGCACAGACTCAAATCAGTATATATTTGAGGATGAGGACAGGTTAAGGAGCCCTCATTCCACCAGACAG GGCGGGCTCGTAGACATGAATGCTTTTTCTGCAAGCATGCCCACCGGATTGAATGACCAAGAACTCTACTGGCCTGAGGACTACAAAACT caGAAGAAATCCATAAAGAAGAAATTGCTGCACTTGGCTCGCCACAGCTCCAAG GAGGACATGCTGAACACCAACAAGCAGTATTATGAAGAGCTGAACTCAGACGACTCCAAGCCG aaaaaaaacaaattcaaGGCTTCGGTCCCTCCTCCGGTTCAGTTTCGCAAACAAAAGCCGATTCACAGTTTACCTGAACTGGAGGAACCAGGCGCATACAGCCATGCTTCTTCCGCAGAGGCGTCTTAT TTGGACCACTGGCCTGGCGAGGATGATGTCATGCGGAGTGGAAACCCACGCTGGAGTACCAAAGTGGACTACAACTACGAAGTGGATGAACTGGCAATCTGCAAACTG aaaaagtCAAAGCGTAAAAGCTTATTGAAGCACAAATCGAAG AACAAAGAGTGGGATGACGCCAGCGAGGATTTAGCAGCCCTGTCAGAGGCGGCCCAT GCTGAAATGCTGGCGGCTCAGAGGGACATAGCGAACAGTGTGGAAGACACTGAGGGTGACGGG GACACGGACAGCTTGATGGAATGGTGGAACACAGTGGAAC AATGGGATGAGCTTCCATCAGACGAAGAGGAAAAAAACGATGATTccac ATCCTTCAGTATCTTGGCGAACAAGGTTCAGCGAGGCCTGCGCGTCTTCAACAAAATCTTCATGGAGCGTGCCGAGGTTTTGTGGCAGCATATCATCAGGCTGCACGCCCTGGCCGATGACATCATCATCTTCCACCAGAAAGCCAAGGCGGCAGGCATCACCGGCGGCACCACGGCGGCCGTCGGTGGCGTGACAGCCATCGCTGGCCTGGCCTTGGCACCTTTCACGTTTGGCGCCTCCCTCATTATCACGGCTGTCGGTGTAGGTGTCGCTACCGCTGGAGGGATCACCACGGCCTCGGCGACCATTTCGGATAATGTCAACAACATGCATGAGCGCAAGAAG GTGGAGGCGGTGCTGCAGGAGTACGATCTTCACTTTCAGGACGTGGCCAAGGTCCTTAACTTCGTCAATCACGGCATCTACAAACTGCGCGGGCATCCTTTCCTTCGGTCCGGCACACAGCACTACTCCGAGGACTGGGAGGTGCGCAAGGCAGTGCAGATGATCAGCCTGGTGGACTCGCCCGTCATGCGAGCTTCACAGGTCACCGAGACCAACTTGGCCTTAGTCCAAAGATTTCACAGCAGCATTGACAAGTATTTCCTCAAGGAATCGCGGGAGCTGAAGAGAAGCTATAGGAAGGAGTTTGTGGCTCAGATAAAGGAGGTTGCCAATGTGCTCAATGATGGAGTGGTGGAGCTCAACGCCATCAGGGAGGAGTTACAGAGCGCAGTTGGGAACATTTAA
- the LOC133662134 gene encoding uncharacterized protein LOC133662134 isoform X5, whose product MRAEMEGAVDGDRATSERRPSILLLQNMLRKASQSSLDNEYQTLVSSPSELSVSPVGGWRSKQNAFKTENNQPVPASVEIKESTLFARSSQNVASSNPFYSYYMESENKYKQDQDSIFVPQPQFQSSPLENEATMSDPHKDFIQAFSLNHVQDSFPTSQSVSSSGHYHGANHNSVDTYTKNLPENLYKDSNSYSSNMQDLFQNSREDEKVLAKYPSTLANPSPDKDLFTSSKDPVLNLFYSASTKFQTNGGGFSHNNKLADSGLSGSDLDAFSPFSTAEPFPSPLVKNLFGDGGNASNSFGAKPFDSKDNFRSSPLVQSNYSDAQHEIVLTTPQGSKHGILHPTPFNQAQKLMGSPDSSPTESEHVQFSRRPPKPLPRSKPSRPPKPAYSVEPDAAVPPKPPPRPFKPLPKLPIHLKTDADDNKAAESDDHPVFEDIFLMGQERCVEDWPEDSPQLDPDFKPSGKFKLRRESLRVNMDHEIAERGSGEDQDDYGTQGKKKGRKFSLMSRRGSKDTFPGDNRSFTLPTQSKSSQDYFYDMYSSPVEKEDGVQSWSDTKKDPLKNKVNQLLRRASTSLINKQSTAESKDDDFIKKKMQMEEPTNTWHSQEAMLDDSMNVEEKVGQWESDGYTSNGKKKKKFKLISKKNVPGEQSKGAYGFSNRTDSNQYIFEDEDRLRSPHSTRQGGLVDMNAFSASMPTGLNDQELYWPEDYKTQKKSIKKKLLHLARHSSKEDMLNTNKQYYEELNSDDSKPKKNKFKASVPPPVQFRKQKPIHSLPELEEPGAYSHASSAEASYLDHWPGEDDVMRSGNPRWSTKVDYNYEVDELAICKLKKSKRKSLLKHKSKNKEWDDASEDLAALSEAAHAEMLAAQRDIANSVEDTEGDGDTDSLMEWWNTVEQWDELPSDEEEKNDDSTSFSILANKVQRGLRVFNKIFMERAEVLWQHIIRLHALADDIIIFHQKAKAAGITGGTTAAVGGVTAIAGLALAPFTFGASLIITAVGVGVATAGGITTASATISDNVNNMHERKKVEAVLQEYDLHFQDVAKVLNFVNHGIYKLRGHPFLRSGTQHYSEDWEVRKAVQMISLVDSPVMRASQVTETNLALVQRFHSSIDKYFLKESRELKRSYRKEFVAQIKEVANVLNDGVVELNAIREELQSAVGNI is encoded by the exons ATGAGAGCAGAAAtg GAGGGGGCTGTGGATGGAGACCGCGCCACAAGCGAAAGACGACCT AGTATTTTGCTGCTTCAAAACATGCTGAGAAAAGCTTCGCAAAGTTCACTCGACAATGAATAccag ACTCTCGTTTCATCGCCCTCTGAATTAAGCGTTTCACCTGTGGGCGGTTGGAGAAGCAAACAG AACGCCTTTAAGACAGAGAACAATCAGCCGGTGCCTGCTTCAGTTGAG ATCAAAGAATCTACTTTGTTCGCGCGAAGCTCTCAG AATGTGGCCAGCAGCAACCCTTTTTATTCGTATTACATG GAATCTGAGAACAAGTACAAACAAGATCAAGACAGCATCTTTGTCCCTCAGCCCCAATTCCAGAGTTCTCCTCTGGAAAATGAAGCCACAATGTCTGACCCTCATAAGGACTTCATTCAGGCTTTCAGCCTAAACCACGTGCAGGACAGCTTTCCAACATCCCAAAGTGTGTCTTCAAGCGGCCATTATCACGGCGCCAACCACAACTCGGTAGATACCTACACGAAGAACCTTCCTGAGAACCTCTACAAGGACTCAAATTCATACAGCTCAAACATGCAGGATCTTTTCCAAAATTCCAGAGAAGATGAGAAAGTCTTGGCTAAATATCCCAGCACTTTAGCAAATCCGTCCCCTGACAAGGATCTCTTCACCTCCTCAAAGGATCCAGTGTTGAACCTGTTTTATTCTGCCTCCACCAAGTTTCAAACAAACGGAGGAGGATTCTCTCATAATAACAAACTTGCTGATTCTGGATTATCTGGGTCAGATCTGGATGCATTCTCCCCTTTCTCCACTGCAGAGCCATTCCCCAGCCCGCTAGTAAAGAATTTATTTGGAGATGGTGGCAATGCCAGCAACTCATTTGGTGCAAAGCCATTTGATAGCAAGGACAATTTTAGGTCGTCACCCCTGGTCCAATCAAATTATTCTGACGCACAGCACGAGATTGTGCTCACCACTCCACAGGGAAGCAAGCACGGAATCCTCCACCCGACCCCCTTCAATCAGGCCCAGAAACTGATGGGGTCGCCGGATTCTTCTCCGACTGAGTCAGAGCAC GTGCAATTCTCTAGGCGTCCACCAAAGCCACTGCCTCGTTCCAAACCTTCCAGGCCACCCAAGCCAGCATACTCT GTGGAGCCTGATGCAGCTGTGCCTCCGAAACCTCCTCCAAGACCGTTTAAACCGCTACCCAAGCTGCCCATTCACCTCAAAACCGATGCGGAT GACAACAAAGCAGCTGAGTCGGACGACCACCCCGTCTTTGAGGACATTTTTCTGATGGGACAG GAGAGGTGTGTAGAAGACTGGCCAGAGGACAGTCCTCAGCTGGACCCCGACTTCAAACCA TCCGGGAAGTTTAAACTCCGCCGTGAATCCCTAAGA GTGAATATGGACCATGAGATAGCAGAAAGAGGCAGTGGAGAAGATCAGGATGATTATGGAACTCAGGGCAAG AAAAAGGGGAGGAAGTTCTCCCTGATGTCCAGAAGAGGCTCAAAG GACACATTTCCTGGTGACAACAGGAGCTTCACTTTACCTACACAAAGTAAATCATCACAG GACTATTTTTACGACATGTACTCATCACCAGTTGAGAAAGAAGATGGAGTGCAAAGTTGGTCGGACACAAAA AAGGACCCTCTGAAGAACAAAGTCAACCAGCTGCTGAGGCGTGCGTCCACCAGTCTCATCAACAAACAATCGACTGCTGAAAGCAAG GACGATGACTTCATTAAGAAAAAGATGCAAATGGAAGAGCCCACCAACACATGGCACTCTCAG GAGGCCATGTTGGACGACAGCATGAATGTGGAAGAGAAAGTTGGACAATGGGAGAGTGACGGCTACACCAGT aatggcaaaaagaagaagaagttcAAGTTAATCTCAAAGAAAAATGTTCCTGGGGAGCAGTCCAAGGGGGCATATGGATTCTCCAATCGCACAGACTCAAATCAGTATATATTTGAGGATGAGGACAGGTTAAGGAGCCCTCATTCCACCAGACAG GGCGGGCTCGTAGACATGAATGCTTTTTCTGCAAGCATGCCCACCGGATTGAATGACCAAGAACTCTACTGGCCTGAGGACTACAAAACT caGAAGAAATCCATAAAGAAGAAATTGCTGCACTTGGCTCGCCACAGCTCCAAG GAGGACATGCTGAACACCAACAAGCAGTATTATGAAGAGCTGAACTCAGACGACTCCAAGCCG aaaaaaaacaaattcaaGGCTTCGGTCCCTCCTCCGGTTCAGTTTCGCAAACAAAAGCCGATTCACAGTTTACCTGAACTGGAGGAACCAGGCGCATACAGCCATGCTTCTTCCGCAGAGGCGTCTTAT TTGGACCACTGGCCTGGCGAGGATGATGTCATGCGGAGTGGAAACCCACGCTGGAGTACCAAAGTGGACTACAACTACGAAGTGGATGAACTGGCAATCTGCAAACTG aaaaagtCAAAGCGTAAAAGCTTATTGAAGCACAAATCGAAG AACAAAGAGTGGGATGACGCCAGCGAGGATTTAGCAGCCCTGTCAGAGGCGGCCCAT GCTGAAATGCTGGCGGCTCAGAGGGACATAGCGAACAGTGTGGAAGACACTGAGGGTGACGGG GACACGGACAGCTTGATGGAATGGTGGAACACAGTGGAAC AATGGGATGAGCTTCCATCAGACGAAGAGGAAAAAAACGATGATTccac ATCCTTCAGTATCTTGGCGAACAAGGTTCAGCGAGGCCTGCGCGTCTTCAACAAAATCTTCATGGAGCGTGCCGAGGTTTTGTGGCAGCATATCATCAGGCTGCACGCCCTGGCCGATGACATCATCATCTTCCACCAGAAAGCCAAGGCGGCAGGCATCACCGGCGGCACCACGGCGGCCGTCGGTGGCGTGACAGCCATCGCTGGCCTGGCCTTGGCACCTTTCACGTTTGGCGCCTCCCTCATTATCACGGCTGTCGGTGTAGGTGTCGCTACCGCTGGAGGGATCACCACGGCCTCGGCGACCATTTCGGATAATGTCAACAACATGCATGAGCGCAAGAAG GTGGAGGCGGTGCTGCAGGAGTACGATCTTCACTTTCAGGACGTGGCCAAGGTCCTTAACTTCGTCAATCACGGCATCTACAAACTGCGCGGGCATCCTTTCCTTCGGTCCGGCACACAGCACTACTCCGAGGACTGGGAGGTGCGCAAGGCAGTGCAGATGATCAGCCTGGTGGACTCGCCCGTCATGCGAGCTTCACAGGTCACCGAGACCAACTTGGCCTTAGTCCAAAGATTTCACAGCAGCATTGACAAGTATTTCCTCAAGGAATCGCGGGAGCTGAAGAGAAGCTATAGGAAGGAGTTTGTGGCTCAGATAAAGGAGGTTGCCAATGTGCTCAATGATGGAGTGGTGGAGCTCAACGCCATCAGGGAGGAGTTACAGAGCGCAGTTGGGAACATTTAA
- the LOC133662134 gene encoding uncharacterized protein LOC133662134 isoform X2 yields the protein MRAEMEGAVDGDRATSERRPSILLLQNMLRKASQSSLDNEYQTLVSSPSELSVSPVGGWRSKQNAFKTENNQPVPASVEIKESTLFARSSQNVASSNPFYSYYMESENKYKQDQDSIFVPQPQFQSSPLENEATMSDPHKDFIQAFSLNHVQDSFPTSQSVSSSGHYHGANHNSVDTYTKNLPENLYKDSNSYSSNMQDLFQNSREDEKVLAKYPSTLANPSPDKDLFTSSKDPVLNLFYSASTKFQTNGGGFSHNNKLADSGLSGSDLDAFSPFSTAEPFPSPLVKNLFGDGGNASNSFGAKPFDSKDNFRSSPLVQSNYSDAQHEIVLTTPQGSKHGILHPTPFNQAQKLMGSPDSSPTESEHVQFSRRPPKPLPRSKPSRPPKPAYSVEPDAAVPPKPPPRPFKPLPKLPIHLKTDADDNKAAESDDHPVFEDIFLMGQERCVEDWPEDSPQLDPDFKPSGKFKLRRESLRVNMDHEIAERGSGEDQDDYGTQGKKKGRKFSLMSRRGSKDTFPGDNRSFTLPTQSKSSQDYFYDMYSSPVEKEDGVQSWSDTKKKDPLKNKVNQLLRRASTSLINKQSTAESKQDDDFIKKKMQMEEPTNTWHSQEAMLDDSMNVEEKVGQWESDGYTSNGKKKKKFKLISKKNVPGEQSKGAYGFSNRTDSNQYIFEDEDRLRSPHSTRQGGLVDMNAFSASMPTGLNDQELYWPEDYKTKKSIKKKLLHLARHSSKEDMLNTNKQYYEELNSDDSKPKKNKFKASVPPPVQFRKQKPIHSLPELEEPGAYSHASSAEASYLDHWPGEDDVMRSGNPRWSTKVDYNYEVDELAICKLKKSKRKSLLKHKSKNKEWDDASEDLAALSEAAHAEMLAAQRDIANSVEDTEGDGDTDSLMEWWNTVEQWDELPSDEEEKNDDSTSFSILANKVQRGLRVFNKIFMERAEVLWQHIIRLHALADDIIIFHQKAKAAGITGGTTAAVGGVTAIAGLALAPFTFGASLIITAVGVGVATAGGITTASATISDNVNNMHERKKVEAVLQEYDLHFQDVAKVLNFVNHGIYKLRGHPFLRSGTQHYSEDWEVRKAVQMISLVDSPVMRASQVTETNLALVQRFHSSIDKYFLKESRELKRSYRKEFVAQIKEVANVLNDGVVELNAIREELQSAVGNI from the exons ATGAGAGCAGAAAtg GAGGGGGCTGTGGATGGAGACCGCGCCACAAGCGAAAGACGACCT AGTATTTTGCTGCTTCAAAACATGCTGAGAAAAGCTTCGCAAAGTTCACTCGACAATGAATAccag ACTCTCGTTTCATCGCCCTCTGAATTAAGCGTTTCACCTGTGGGCGGTTGGAGAAGCAAACAG AACGCCTTTAAGACAGAGAACAATCAGCCGGTGCCTGCTTCAGTTGAG ATCAAAGAATCTACTTTGTTCGCGCGAAGCTCTCAG AATGTGGCCAGCAGCAACCCTTTTTATTCGTATTACATG GAATCTGAGAACAAGTACAAACAAGATCAAGACAGCATCTTTGTCCCTCAGCCCCAATTCCAGAGTTCTCCTCTGGAAAATGAAGCCACAATGTCTGACCCTCATAAGGACTTCATTCAGGCTTTCAGCCTAAACCACGTGCAGGACAGCTTTCCAACATCCCAAAGTGTGTCTTCAAGCGGCCATTATCACGGCGCCAACCACAACTCGGTAGATACCTACACGAAGAACCTTCCTGAGAACCTCTACAAGGACTCAAATTCATACAGCTCAAACATGCAGGATCTTTTCCAAAATTCCAGAGAAGATGAGAAAGTCTTGGCTAAATATCCCAGCACTTTAGCAAATCCGTCCCCTGACAAGGATCTCTTCACCTCCTCAAAGGATCCAGTGTTGAACCTGTTTTATTCTGCCTCCACCAAGTTTCAAACAAACGGAGGAGGATTCTCTCATAATAACAAACTTGCTGATTCTGGATTATCTGGGTCAGATCTGGATGCATTCTCCCCTTTCTCCACTGCAGAGCCATTCCCCAGCCCGCTAGTAAAGAATTTATTTGGAGATGGTGGCAATGCCAGCAACTCATTTGGTGCAAAGCCATTTGATAGCAAGGACAATTTTAGGTCGTCACCCCTGGTCCAATCAAATTATTCTGACGCACAGCACGAGATTGTGCTCACCACTCCACAGGGAAGCAAGCACGGAATCCTCCACCCGACCCCCTTCAATCAGGCCCAGAAACTGATGGGGTCGCCGGATTCTTCTCCGACTGAGTCAGAGCAC GTGCAATTCTCTAGGCGTCCACCAAAGCCACTGCCTCGTTCCAAACCTTCCAGGCCACCCAAGCCAGCATACTCT GTGGAGCCTGATGCAGCTGTGCCTCCGAAACCTCCTCCAAGACCGTTTAAACCGCTACCCAAGCTGCCCATTCACCTCAAAACCGATGCGGAT GACAACAAAGCAGCTGAGTCGGACGACCACCCCGTCTTTGAGGACATTTTTCTGATGGGACAG GAGAGGTGTGTAGAAGACTGGCCAGAGGACAGTCCTCAGCTGGACCCCGACTTCAAACCA TCCGGGAAGTTTAAACTCCGCCGTGAATCCCTAAGA GTGAATATGGACCATGAGATAGCAGAAAGAGGCAGTGGAGAAGATCAGGATGATTATGGAACTCAGGGCAAG AAAAAGGGGAGGAAGTTCTCCCTGATGTCCAGAAGAGGCTCAAAG GACACATTTCCTGGTGACAACAGGAGCTTCACTTTACCTACACAAAGTAAATCATCACAG GACTATTTTTACGACATGTACTCATCACCAGTTGAGAAAGAAGATGGAGTGCAAAGTTGGTCGGACACAAAA AAGAAGGACCCTCTGAAGAACAAAGTCAACCAGCTGCTGAGGCGTGCGTCCACCAGTCTCATCAACAAACAATCGACTGCTGAAAGCAAG CAGGACGATGACTTCATTAAGAAAAAGATGCAAATGGAAGAGCCCACCAACACATGGCACTCTCAG GAGGCCATGTTGGACGACAGCATGAATGTGGAAGAGAAAGTTGGACAATGGGAGAGTGACGGCTACACCAGT aatggcaaaaagaagaagaagttcAAGTTAATCTCAAAGAAAAATGTTCCTGGGGAGCAGTCCAAGGGGGCATATGGATTCTCCAATCGCACAGACTCAAATCAGTATATATTTGAGGATGAGGACAGGTTAAGGAGCCCTCATTCCACCAGACAG GGCGGGCTCGTAGACATGAATGCTTTTTCTGCAAGCATGCCCACCGGATTGAATGACCAAGAACTCTACTGGCCTGAGGACTACAAAACT AAGAAATCCATAAAGAAGAAATTGCTGCACTTGGCTCGCCACAGCTCCAAG GAGGACATGCTGAACACCAACAAGCAGTATTATGAAGAGCTGAACTCAGACGACTCCAAGCCG aaaaaaaacaaattcaaGGCTTCGGTCCCTCCTCCGGTTCAGTTTCGCAAACAAAAGCCGATTCACAGTTTACCTGAACTGGAGGAACCAGGCGCATACAGCCATGCTTCTTCCGCAGAGGCGTCTTAT TTGGACCACTGGCCTGGCGAGGATGATGTCATGCGGAGTGGAAACCCACGCTGGAGTACCAAAGTGGACTACAACTACGAAGTGGATGAACTGGCAATCTGCAAACTG aaaaagtCAAAGCGTAAAAGCTTATTGAAGCACAAATCGAAG AACAAAGAGTGGGATGACGCCAGCGAGGATTTAGCAGCCCTGTCAGAGGCGGCCCAT GCTGAAATGCTGGCGGCTCAGAGGGACATAGCGAACAGTGTGGAAGACACTGAGGGTGACGGG GACACGGACAGCTTGATGGAATGGTGGAACACAGTGGAAC AATGGGATGAGCTTCCATCAGACGAAGAGGAAAAAAACGATGATTccac ATCCTTCAGTATCTTGGCGAACAAGGTTCAGCGAGGCCTGCGCGTCTTCAACAAAATCTTCATGGAGCGTGCCGAGGTTTTGTGGCAGCATATCATCAGGCTGCACGCCCTGGCCGATGACATCATCATCTTCCACCAGAAAGCCAAGGCGGCAGGCATCACCGGCGGCACCACGGCGGCCGTCGGTGGCGTGACAGCCATCGCTGGCCTGGCCTTGGCACCTTTCACGTTTGGCGCCTCCCTCATTATCACGGCTGTCGGTGTAGGTGTCGCTACCGCTGGAGGGATCACCACGGCCTCGGCGACCATTTCGGATAATGTCAACAACATGCATGAGCGCAAGAAG GTGGAGGCGGTGCTGCAGGAGTACGATCTTCACTTTCAGGACGTGGCCAAGGTCCTTAACTTCGTCAATCACGGCATCTACAAACTGCGCGGGCATCCTTTCCTTCGGTCCGGCACACAGCACTACTCCGAGGACTGGGAGGTGCGCAAGGCAGTGCAGATGATCAGCCTGGTGGACTCGCCCGTCATGCGAGCTTCACAGGTCACCGAGACCAACTTGGCCTTAGTCCAAAGATTTCACAGCAGCATTGACAAGTATTTCCTCAAGGAATCGCGGGAGCTGAAGAGAAGCTATAGGAAGGAGTTTGTGGCTCAGATAAAGGAGGTTGCCAATGTGCTCAATGATGGAGTGGTGGAGCTCAACGCCATCAGGGAGGAGTTACAGAGCGCAGTTGGGAACATTTAA